One genomic segment of Paraburkholderia hospita includes these proteins:
- a CDS encoding transketolase family protein, which produces MSTVAKKPKLKTSAMIASIAGEGQVTRSAPFGHALVELARSKSNVIGMTADLGKYTDLHIFGKEFPDRYYQMGMAEQLLMGAAAGFAHEGAQPFVTTYAVFATRRAYDFIHQAIAEDNLDVKIVAALPGLTTGYGPSHQAAEDLALMRAMPNMTVIDPCDALDIEQMVPAIAAHKGPVYARLLRGNVPAVLDEYDYKFELGKAKLLRDGNDVLLISSGIMTMRSLEVAKALEADNIGVAVLHVPTIKPLDTATILREAKRTGRMVIVAENHTVIGGLGEAVAGTLLGAGVTPPFRQIALPDEFLAAGALPTLHDRYGISTDTMAASIKTWLG; this is translated from the coding sequence ATGAGCACCGTCGCCAAGAAGCCAAAGCTGAAGACGTCCGCGATGATCGCGTCGATCGCGGGTGAAGGTCAGGTAACCCGTTCCGCGCCGTTCGGCCACGCACTTGTTGAACTTGCACGCTCGAAGAGCAACGTGATCGGCATGACGGCCGACCTCGGCAAGTACACCGACCTGCACATCTTCGGGAAGGAATTTCCTGACCGTTACTATCAGATGGGCATGGCCGAGCAGCTGCTGATGGGCGCGGCCGCTGGCTTCGCACATGAAGGCGCGCAACCGTTCGTCACGACCTACGCGGTGTTCGCCACGCGTCGCGCGTACGACTTCATCCATCAGGCGATCGCCGAAGACAACCTCGACGTGAAGATCGTCGCCGCACTGCCCGGTCTCACGACAGGCTACGGCCCGAGCCACCAGGCCGCCGAAGACCTCGCGCTGATGCGCGCGATGCCGAACATGACCGTGATCGATCCGTGCGACGCGCTCGATATCGAGCAGATGGTGCCCGCAATCGCTGCTCACAAAGGCCCCGTCTACGCACGCCTGTTGCGTGGCAACGTGCCCGCCGTGCTCGATGAATACGACTACAAGTTCGAACTCGGCAAGGCGAAGCTGCTGCGCGACGGCAACGACGTGCTGCTGATCTCATCGGGGATCATGACGATGCGCTCGCTCGAAGTGGCCAAGGCACTGGAAGCGGACAACATCGGCGTCGCCGTGCTGCACGTGCCGACCATCAAGCCGCTCGATACAGCGACGATCCTTCGAGAAGCAAAGCGCACGGGACGCATGGTGATCGTCGCGGAGAACCATACGGTGATCGGCGGTCTCGGTGAAGCAGTGGCCGGCACGCTGCTTGGCGCGGGCGTGACCCCGCCGTTCCGCCAGATCGCACTGCCCGACGAGTTCCTCGCCGCCGGCGCCCTGCCCACGCTGCACGACCGCTACGGCATCTCGACCGACACAATGGCCGCCAGTATCAAGACGTGGCTCGGGTAA
- the fabG gene encoding 3-oxoacyl-ACP reductase FabG: protein MKLNGKVAIITGAGQGIGAATALKFAREGAVVIACDMNLDAVETVAHMCREAGAKSEAFAVDVTRRAQVDQMVTRVRDTYGRIDVVVNNAGITRDARLQKMTLQQFEDVIDVNLRGVFHTAQAVVDSMIAQGSGVILNASSVVGIYGNYGQTNYAAAKFGVIGFTKTWSRELGPKGIRVNAVAPGFIDTPILKTIPEDVLAKMREDVPLRRLGKPEEIANIYAFLASDEASYVNGAVIEATGGLTL, encoded by the coding sequence ATGAAGTTGAACGGAAAAGTTGCGATTATCACGGGCGCGGGGCAGGGGATCGGAGCAGCGACTGCATTGAAGTTCGCGCGCGAAGGCGCCGTCGTGATCGCGTGTGACATGAATCTCGATGCTGTCGAGACGGTCGCGCATATGTGCCGGGAAGCCGGCGCGAAGTCGGAAGCGTTCGCCGTCGATGTCACGCGACGTGCGCAAGTCGATCAGATGGTCACCCGAGTACGCGACACATATGGCCGCATTGACGTCGTCGTGAACAATGCGGGCATCACACGCGATGCGCGTTTGCAGAAGATGACGTTGCAGCAGTTCGAAGATGTGATCGACGTCAACCTTCGCGGTGTCTTTCATACCGCACAGGCCGTCGTCGATTCGATGATTGCGCAAGGCTCCGGTGTCATCCTGAACGCAAGCTCTGTCGTGGGCATTTACGGCAACTACGGGCAGACGAACTATGCAGCGGCCAAGTTTGGCGTGATCGGCTTCACGAAGACCTGGAGCCGCGAGCTAGGTCCGAAGGGTATCCGTGTCAACGCGGTTGCGCCTGGCTTCATCGACACGCCTATCCTCAAGACCATTCCTGAAGACGTGCTCGCGAAGATGCGCGAAGACGTGCCGCTGCGCCGGCTCGGCAAGCCCGAAGAAATCGCGAATATCTACGCGTTTCTGGCAAGCGACGAAGCAAGCTACGTCAACGGCGCAGTGATCGAAGCGACGGGCGGATTGACCTTGTGA
- a CDS encoding oxidoreductase: MSSVKTLLITGVSSGFGRALAEEALAAGHRVIGSVRSEQARNTFEALAPGRSVGRVLDVTDFEAIDGVVAEIEATVGPIDVLVNNAGYGHEGVMEESPLDEMRRQFDVNVFGAVAMMKAVIPGMRKRRRGHILNITSMGGHITMPGITYYCGSKFALEGISEALSKEVRALGIFVTAVAPGSFRTDWAGRSMIRTPRSIPDYDPLFDPIRKAREEKSGKQLGDPVKAARAMLSVIASDNPPAHLLLGSDALGLVREKLSAIGGEIDAWEAVSRSTDG, encoded by the coding sequence ATGTCATCCGTCAAAACTCTCCTCATTACCGGTGTCAGCAGCGGCTTCGGACGCGCGCTGGCTGAAGAAGCGCTCGCCGCAGGTCACCGCGTGATCGGTAGTGTCCGAAGCGAACAGGCAAGGAATACGTTCGAAGCACTGGCGCCAGGTCGATCCGTGGGTCGTGTGCTCGATGTGACCGACTTCGAAGCTATCGACGGCGTCGTCGCCGAAATCGAGGCAACGGTCGGGCCGATCGACGTGCTCGTCAACAACGCCGGGTACGGTCACGAGGGCGTGATGGAGGAATCGCCGCTGGACGAGATGCGCCGGCAGTTCGACGTCAATGTGTTCGGCGCCGTCGCGATGATGAAGGCCGTGATCCCGGGCATGCGCAAACGGCGGCGCGGCCATATTCTCAACATCACGTCGATGGGCGGCCACATCACGATGCCCGGCATCACCTACTACTGCGGCAGCAAGTTCGCGCTGGAAGGCATCTCCGAGGCGCTCAGCAAGGAAGTCCGTGCCTTGGGCATCTTCGTCACCGCCGTCGCGCCGGGATCGTTCCGGACCGATTGGGCCGGCCGCTCGATGATCCGGACGCCGCGTTCGATCCCGGACTATGATCCGCTCTTCGATCCAATCAGAAAGGCACGCGAGGAAAAAAGCGGCAAGCAGTTGGGCGATCCTGTGAAGGCGGCGCGCGCGATGCTGTCCGTGATCGCGAGCGACAATCCGCCGGCGCATCTGCTGCTAGGCAGTGATGCGCTTGGCCTCGTGCGCGAGAAACTCTCGGCAATCGGCGGCGAAATCGACGCATGGGAGGCTGTCAGCCGATCGACGGACGGCTAG
- a CDS encoding DUF4148 domain-containing protein, whose protein sequence is MKRFLIPAAIVGAIVSSSVFAEPATHGKTREEVRAELVQAREAGAFDAPDATYPTAQLRAAAALQNANTNAGNAGTSSVGGAVTGRSESGRRTVTAPEARDSLYFGQ, encoded by the coding sequence ATGAAACGCTTTCTGATCCCAGCCGCTATTGTCGGCGCAATCGTATCGTCGTCTGTGTTCGCCGAACCTGCCACGCACGGCAAGACCCGCGAAGAAGTTCGGGCCGAACTCGTTCAGGCCCGCGAAGCAGGCGCGTTCGACGCGCCCGATGCCACTTACCCCACCGCTCAACTGCGCGCAGCCGCCGCGCTCCAGAACGCCAACACGAACGCCGGGAACGCGGGTACCTCCTCCGTGGGCGGCGCCGTAACGGGCCGCTCGGAAAGCGGGCGCCGTACCGTGACCGCGCCGGAAGCACGGGACAGCCTCTATTTCGGTCAATGA
- a CDS encoding aldehyde dehydrogenase, which yields MEQFKMRIGSEWRGASNGRTFESINPYNGEVWAEVPRGTADDVDAAVRAAHAAFRSGPWATMTASQRGMALHKIGDAIAAHAEELADLEVKDNGKLKAEMLKQMQYLPQWFYYYGGLADKIQGDVTPFDKAGIFHYSTFEPLGVVATIAPWNSPLLLAVWKIAPALAAGNTVVIKPSEFSSASSILFAKLCEEAGVPDGVVNIVTGFGKEVGEPLVAHPLVARVAFTGSEGGGRHVYENAARSFKRVSLELGGKSANIVFEDANLDDAVKGAVTAIFSATGQSCMAGSRLLVHSSIHDEFVERLVNFMKDVRLGDPMSPDTNMGPVSTQPQLEKTLYYIDVAKQEGARLVLGGHRSTRPGTEKGLFVEPTIFVDVRNDMRIAQEEVFGPVVAVIKFDTEEEAIAIANDSNYGLAAGVWTRDLRRAMTVPKRLEAGSVWVNAYRLVSYLAPFGGVKASGIGRENGIRAVYEYLEAKSVFINPTPGVDNPFVLV from the coding sequence ATGGAACAGTTCAAGATGCGCATCGGCAGCGAGTGGCGCGGGGCGAGCAATGGCCGGACCTTCGAAAGTATCAACCCCTACAACGGCGAAGTCTGGGCGGAGGTGCCGCGCGGCACGGCCGACGATGTCGATGCGGCCGTGCGCGCGGCTCATGCTGCATTCAGGAGCGGCCCGTGGGCCACGATGACCGCGAGCCAGCGTGGCATGGCGCTTCACAAGATCGGCGATGCGATCGCCGCGCATGCAGAGGAACTCGCCGATCTGGAAGTAAAGGACAACGGCAAGCTGAAAGCCGAAATGCTGAAGCAGATGCAATATCTGCCGCAATGGTTCTACTACTACGGCGGTCTCGCCGACAAGATCCAGGGCGATGTCACGCCGTTCGATAAAGCCGGGATTTTTCACTACAGCACGTTCGAACCGCTCGGTGTAGTCGCGACGATCGCACCATGGAATTCTCCGCTGCTGCTCGCGGTGTGGAAAATCGCGCCGGCGCTCGCGGCCGGCAATACGGTCGTCATCAAGCCATCCGAATTCTCGTCGGCATCTTCCATCCTGTTTGCAAAGCTCTGCGAAGAGGCGGGCGTGCCGGACGGCGTCGTCAATATCGTGACCGGCTTCGGAAAGGAAGTCGGCGAACCGCTGGTCGCGCATCCCCTCGTCGCGCGCGTTGCTTTCACCGGCAGCGAAGGCGGCGGTCGCCATGTCTACGAGAATGCGGCGCGCTCGTTCAAGCGTGTTTCGCTCGAACTGGGTGGCAAGTCGGCCAACATCGTGTTCGAGGATGCCAACCTCGACGATGCCGTGAAAGGCGCCGTCACCGCTATTTTTTCGGCAACAGGCCAAAGCTGCATGGCGGGATCGCGCCTGCTCGTGCATTCGAGCATCCATGATGAGTTCGTCGAACGGCTGGTGAATTTCATGAAGGATGTACGGCTTGGCGATCCGATGTCGCCGGATACGAACATGGGACCCGTATCGACCCAGCCGCAACTCGAAAAGACGCTGTACTACATCGATGTGGCGAAGCAGGAAGGCGCACGTCTCGTGTTGGGTGGTCATCGCTCGACGCGACCTGGCACGGAGAAAGGGCTCTTTGTCGAGCCGACCATTTTCGTCGACGTGCGCAACGACATGCGCATCGCTCAGGAAGAAGTGTTCGGACCGGTCGTGGCCGTCATCAAGTTCGACACGGAAGAGGAAGCGATCGCCATTGCCAACGACAGCAACTATGGTCTCGCCGCCGGCGTCTGGACACGCGACCTTCGCCGCGCCATGACGGTGCCGAAGCGGCTGGAGGCGGGCAGCGTGTGGGTCAATGCCTATCGCCTCGTCAGTTATCTCGCACCGTTCGGCGGCGTGAAGGCCTCGGGAATCGGCCGCGAAAACGGGATTCGCGCGGTATATGAATACCTCGAAGCAAAGAGCGTGTTCATCAATCCGACGCCGGGTGTCGACAACCCGTTCGTGCTGGTCTAG
- a CDS encoding transketolase, translated as MDTETVNDTVTLAERAYRIRRNALLMGEVQGQGYIGQALDIADALAVAYFGAMRYRPEDPEWEGRDRFLLSNGHYAIALYAALFEAGILPADELETYGSDESRLPMSGMASYTPGMEMSGGSLGHGLTIAVGRCLGLKRKNSDAFVYTLFSDGELDEGAIWEGLMSAAHWKLDNLIAIVDVNNQQADGPSTQIMAFEPLVEKLEAFGWYTQRVNGNDIDAVKQAFDNARTHDKPQPRIIVCDTKMGCGVPFLEDREKNHFIRVDAHEWQLALEALKAGRQA; from the coding sequence ATGGACACTGAAACCGTCAACGATACGGTCACGCTCGCCGAGCGAGCCTACCGCATTCGTAGAAACGCGCTGCTGATGGGCGAAGTACAAGGCCAGGGCTATATCGGCCAGGCACTCGACATCGCCGACGCACTCGCCGTCGCCTACTTCGGCGCAATGCGCTACCGTCCCGAAGACCCCGAATGGGAAGGCCGCGACCGCTTCCTGCTGTCGAACGGTCACTACGCGATTGCGTTGTACGCCGCGCTCTTCGAAGCCGGCATCCTGCCCGCCGATGAACTCGAAACCTATGGCAGCGATGAAAGCCGTCTGCCCATGTCCGGCATGGCGAGCTACACACCCGGCATGGAGATGTCAGGCGGCTCGCTCGGCCACGGTTTGACGATTGCCGTCGGCCGTTGCCTCGGACTGAAGCGCAAGAACTCGGACGCCTTCGTCTACACGCTTTTCTCCGATGGCGAACTCGACGAAGGCGCGATCTGGGAAGGCCTCATGTCCGCCGCGCACTGGAAGCTCGACAACCTGATCGCGATCGTCGACGTGAACAACCAGCAGGCAGATGGCCCGTCGACGCAGATCATGGCCTTCGAGCCGCTCGTCGAAAAGCTCGAGGCATTCGGCTGGTACACGCAACGTGTGAATGGCAACGACATCGACGCCGTCAAGCAGGCGTTCGACAACGCCCGCACTCACGACAAGCCGCAACCGCGCATCATCGTCTGCGATACGAAGATGGGCTGCGGCGTGCCATTCCTCGAAGACCGCGAGAAGAACCATTTCATCCGCGTCGATGCGCACGAGTGGCAACTCGCGCTCGAAGCACTCAAAGCAGGGAGACAAGCATGA
- a CDS encoding AraC family transcriptional regulator encodes MIALLKALAPNEGYNLTALPDVRILRSDRALSRTPVLYDPGIVIVCQGTKRGYFGDQIYVYDEQQYLAVAVPVPFTMETDATPQRPLLAIYLHLDFAVAAELMLEIDRHHAPVQEYTPQSMMSSPMDPALRLSVLRFLEAMSRPLDASILGPALKRELYFRVLTGAQGNAMRAALAMQGQFGKIGKALRRIHATYAQPLDVSQLASDAGMSVPTFHSHFKAITQTSPMQYVKSARLHQARLLMLRQGITAEAACHAVGYTSASQFNREFKRLFGATPAAETKRMRETFSMPPAFADSDYVSSH; translated from the coding sequence ATGATTGCGTTGTTGAAAGCGCTCGCGCCCAATGAGGGATACAACCTCACGGCGTTGCCGGACGTGCGCATCCTGCGTTCGGATCGCGCGTTGTCCCGCACGCCCGTTCTCTATGATCCCGGCATCGTGATTGTTTGCCAGGGAACCAAGCGAGGGTATTTCGGCGATCAGATCTATGTGTACGACGAGCAGCAGTATCTCGCTGTCGCCGTACCGGTGCCGTTCACGATGGAAACCGACGCTACGCCGCAACGTCCGCTGCTGGCTATTTACCTGCATCTGGATTTTGCAGTGGCGGCCGAACTGATGCTGGAGATCGACCGTCATCATGCTCCCGTTCAGGAGTACACGCCGCAAAGCATGATGTCCAGTCCGATGGATCCCGCACTTCGACTCTCCGTGTTGCGGTTTCTGGAAGCGATGAGCCGGCCGCTCGACGCGTCCATCCTCGGTCCGGCTTTGAAGCGCGAACTGTACTTCCGCGTGCTGACGGGGGCGCAAGGCAACGCGATGCGCGCGGCTTTGGCGATGCAAGGGCAGTTCGGCAAGATCGGCAAGGCGTTGCGCCGCATCCACGCGACCTATGCGCAGCCGCTCGACGTCTCGCAGCTTGCGAGCGACGCGGGTATGAGCGTGCCGACATTTCACAGCCACTTCAAGGCGATCACGCAAACATCGCCTATGCAATATGTGAAATCGGCGCGCCTGCACCAGGCTCGGCTGTTAATGCTGCGTCAAGGCATTACTGCCGAAGCCGCGTGTCACGCTGTGGGCTACACCAGCGCGTCGCAGTTCAATCGCGAATTCAAGCGTCTATTTGGCGCGACGCCCGCAGCGGAGACGAAGCGCATGCGCGAGACGTTCTCGATGCCGCCGGCGTTTGCCGATTCCGATTACGTGTCTTCGCACTGA
- a CDS encoding FUSC family protein, with amino-acid sequence MRSTWIPSRGLVMFAGRTALAAALGLLCSSLAGLHEPHWAAWTVVSLAIPARGDSLLKSLDRALGTAVGAPIGVLLVLVAHGSEPVLVGLLAAWLAACVYAGASLRNYRAYGAVLAGYSAVIIAMSLSDESAQLFEVGKDRCVGVLIGIACALLVIVFSRDAVHSGHATRRIRHAIGAACAWTADRLAGLPRPRAIDGTGPQRLRPQLSDILALDGAVLSAAAESPALWFRAGRLRGVVSALLRLLVVSRGIERNFEEATSKGNAISDEIGAVVVEASRLLTSIARELLGDCAAESGKTSVLCSQLRALRVTLASIQAKTVIERRRIDLVSALLGATEGALRVSARLTGADESRNDDTEDYPAPVYTRDRTYAVAAALRAAAALLLAGVVWMNTGWQGGPLFVAFTAIAIALFAIRPNPRHTAIHFLASGAVGAGAALLFCVTVAPHIAHPAVVALAEGGVVFLAIVLSSLLSNSFWASGFCLVFLVVSDPAAIAHTTASAVSGNATGVLAGSALAAFAFHLVPSRGRESRWRKRCLKRIADTIRTLIASPVGRRTGVTHYAWQSRSIDALVRIALPAASAQEVDECMSWIEIGAELIELQNASHNDGGPLSSDARKTLDPLLADLRDIEPHAWHARLIAADAALHRTQHTDQTVLAIRARIAEIVSLLKHVAAAGIAPAQ; translated from the coding sequence ATGCGTTCGACGTGGATACCCTCTCGCGGCCTTGTGATGTTCGCTGGCCGCACCGCGCTGGCGGCTGCGCTCGGCCTGCTCTGCTCCAGCCTGGCTGGCCTTCATGAGCCGCATTGGGCGGCGTGGACAGTAGTCTCGCTGGCGATTCCGGCACGCGGAGACAGTCTGTTGAAATCGCTCGATCGCGCGCTCGGCACGGCTGTCGGTGCGCCCATCGGCGTGCTGCTGGTTCTGGTTGCGCACGGCAGCGAGCCGGTGCTGGTCGGCCTGCTGGCGGCATGGCTCGCGGCGTGTGTCTATGCGGGCGCCTCACTGCGCAATTACCGCGCGTATGGTGCCGTGCTGGCGGGTTACAGCGCGGTTATCATCGCGATGTCGTTGTCGGACGAATCCGCGCAGTTGTTCGAGGTCGGCAAGGACCGCTGCGTCGGGGTGCTCATCGGTATTGCATGCGCGTTGCTCGTCATCGTTTTCTCGCGCGACGCTGTGCACAGCGGACATGCAACCCGGCGCATCCGGCATGCGATAGGCGCAGCATGCGCGTGGACTGCAGACCGGCTTGCAGGTTTGCCGCGTCCACGGGCCATCGACGGCACTGGTCCGCAACGGCTGCGCCCGCAATTGAGCGATATCCTCGCGCTTGACGGCGCGGTGCTGAGCGCGGCTGCTGAATCGCCAGCGCTGTGGTTCCGTGCCGGCCGTCTGCGCGGCGTCGTGTCGGCGTTGCTGCGTTTGCTTGTGGTATCGAGAGGCATCGAGCGGAACTTCGAAGAAGCCACGTCCAAAGGGAATGCAATAAGCGATGAGATCGGGGCGGTCGTTGTCGAAGCATCGCGGTTGCTTACGTCGATCGCTCGCGAACTGCTTGGCGATTGCGCAGCCGAATCCGGAAAGACGTCCGTCTTATGCTCGCAGCTGCGCGCATTGCGCGTCACGCTTGCATCAATTCAGGCGAAAACGGTCATCGAACGCCGACGCATCGATCTCGTCTCAGCACTGCTCGGCGCGACGGAAGGAGCGCTGCGAGTGTCCGCCCGGTTGACAGGGGCCGATGAAAGTCGAAATGACGATACAGAAGACTATCCCGCGCCCGTCTATACCCGCGATCGCACGTATGCGGTAGCCGCGGCGTTACGCGCTGCGGCTGCATTGCTACTCGCTGGAGTGGTCTGGATGAACACCGGCTGGCAAGGCGGGCCGCTGTTCGTCGCATTCACGGCTATCGCGATTGCCCTCTTCGCGATCCGGCCCAACCCGCGACATACGGCAATTCACTTTCTGGCTTCGGGCGCAGTGGGCGCGGGCGCCGCGCTGTTGTTCTGCGTAACGGTTGCGCCACACATTGCGCATCCTGCGGTCGTCGCGCTCGCGGAAGGCGGCGTCGTTTTTCTGGCCATTGTGCTGTCGTCTCTGCTTTCGAATAGTTTCTGGGCGTCGGGATTCTGCCTGGTGTTCCTCGTCGTGTCCGATCCAGCAGCCATTGCTCATACGACGGCGAGCGCGGTGAGCGGCAATGCAACAGGTGTACTCGCGGGCTCCGCGCTCGCCGCGTTCGCATTCCATCTCGTTCCATCGCGTGGACGCGAGAGCCGGTGGCGCAAACGCTGTCTGAAACGGATCGCTGACACGATTCGGACCTTGATTGCTTCGCCGGTCGGGCGGCGAACGGGCGTGACGCATTACGCGTGGCAAAGCCGAAGCATCGACGCGCTCGTGCGGATCGCTTTGCCCGCAGCATCCGCACAGGAAGTGGATGAATGCATGTCGTGGATCGAGATAGGAGCGGAACTGATCGAACTACAAAATGCTTCACACAACGATGGCGGACCGCTTTCATCAGACGCGCGAAAGACACTGGATCCATTGCTCGCGGATCTCAGAGATATCGAGCCTCATGCGTGGCACGCACGGCTCATCGCGGCCGATGCTGCACTTCATCGCACGCAGCATACAGATCAAACAGTACTGGCTATCCGCGCGAGGATTGCTGAAATCGTCTCGCTGTTGAAACACGTTGCTGCAGCGGGAATTGCACCGGCTCAATGA
- a CDS encoding SDR family oxidoreductase, with translation MNIIDLLKPRAGLRVFVSAGAAGIGAAIAEAFLQAQAKVYICDVNATAVADARSRLPDLHAGIADVSNRAQVDAVIDDARQKLGGLDVLINNAGIAGPTGAVEDLDPVQWESTVSTNLNSQFYFLRKAVPVLKETSDCASIIAMSSVAGRLGYPFRTPYASTKWAIVGLVKSLAAELGPSNIRVNAILPGVVEGERMSKVIAARADALGISFDAMRDEYLKKISLRRMVTVDDIAAMTLFLSSPAGGNITGQAISVDGNVEYL, from the coding sequence ATGAATATCATTGATCTCCTGAAACCGCGCGCCGGGCTGCGTGTATTCGTATCGGCGGGCGCGGCCGGAATTGGCGCGGCAATCGCCGAAGCATTTCTGCAGGCGCAGGCAAAGGTTTATATCTGCGATGTGAACGCGACGGCCGTCGCTGACGCCAGATCGCGCTTGCCTGACCTTCACGCGGGTATCGCCGACGTGTCGAACCGGGCGCAAGTCGATGCCGTCATCGACGATGCGCGGCAGAAGCTCGGCGGACTCGATGTGCTCATCAACAACGCGGGCATTGCGGGACCGACGGGCGCAGTCGAAGATCTCGATCCTGTGCAGTGGGAAAGCACGGTGTCCACCAACCTCAACAGCCAGTTCTATTTTCTGCGCAAGGCGGTGCCCGTTTTGAAGGAGACGTCGGACTGCGCGAGCATCATCGCGATGTCTTCGGTGGCGGGACGTCTTGGCTATCCGTTTCGAACGCCGTATGCGTCGACGAAATGGGCGATCGTGGGATTGGTCAAATCTTTGGCGGCCGAACTGGGCCCGAGCAATATTCGTGTGAACGCGATCTTGCCGGGCGTAGTGGAAGGCGAGCGGATGAGCAAGGTGATCGCCGCGCGCGCCGACGCGCTCGGTATTTCGTTCGATGCGATGCGCGACGAGTACCTGAAGAAGATTTCGTTGCGCCGGATGGTCACGGTCGATGATATTGCGGCGATGACATTGTTCCTTTCGTCGCCGGCTGGCGGCAATATTACCGGGCAGGCGATCAGTGTCGACGGGAATGTCGAGTACCTGTGA
- a CDS encoding LysR family transcriptional regulator — MFDWEDLRHFVAFSQEQSLAKAARHLKVDHATVARRIASLEQSLELKLVDRRPRAYVLTADGERIAERGRRMQEESFAVERMSVGGQEVVSGEVVISAPPSMSSSVIAPHLGKLHVQHPALRVRLIADTRNVSLIRREADIAVRLSRPTEADLVARKIGVIPFAFYASPDYLASHAPEDYEFIGYDDSLDGSAQQIWLDTQAKSRPVVLRSNSLDVQAAAARAGVGVAILPYFLGDWDESLSIVEGPGQPLQREIWLSIHNDLRHAPAIRSVMQFIASCFPGNG, encoded by the coding sequence ATGTTCGACTGGGAGGATTTACGCCACTTCGTTGCGTTCAGTCAGGAACAATCGCTCGCGAAAGCCGCACGGCATCTGAAGGTCGATCATGCGACCGTCGCGCGCAGAATCGCCTCGCTCGAACAGTCCCTCGAACTGAAGCTGGTTGACCGCCGCCCACGCGCCTACGTGCTGACGGCAGACGGCGAACGCATCGCCGAACGGGGCAGGCGCATGCAGGAAGAGTCGTTTGCCGTGGAGCGGATGTCGGTCGGCGGACAGGAAGTCGTTAGCGGCGAGGTAGTGATCAGCGCGCCGCCGTCGATGTCGAGCAGTGTCATCGCACCTCACTTAGGCAAGCTGCACGTCCAGCATCCAGCGCTTCGCGTCCGCCTGATCGCCGACACACGCAATGTGTCGTTGATACGAAGGGAAGCGGATATTGCCGTTCGTCTTAGCCGGCCGACCGAGGCCGATCTCGTCGCGCGCAAGATCGGCGTGATTCCATTCGCGTTTTACGCGTCACCGGACTATCTGGCGTCTCATGCGCCCGAAGACTACGAATTCATCGGATATGACGACAGTCTCGACGGCTCCGCTCAACAGATCTGGCTGGACACGCAGGCGAAGTCACGTCCCGTCGTTCTGCGCAGCAATAGTCTCGACGTGCAGGCAGCCGCCGCGCGGGCGGGTGTCGGTGTGGCCATCTTGCCCTACTTCCTCGGGGACTGGGACGAGAGTCTGAGCATCGTCGAAGGGCCGGGCCAGCCATTGCAGCGCGAGATATGGCTCTCCATTCACAACGATCTGCGGCACGCTCCGGCGATCCGCAGTGTCATGCAGTTCATTGCAAGCTGTTTTCCTGGCAACGGATAA
- a CDS encoding ester cyclase has product MARQNSVQLAEKFWRDVWQLRNPHAADHLVSDDFTVTSGGVEIKSRETFKKWVAAFLASIAEFKFDVIETFQNETGDRVVSRWRVTGKNNGFMGSEPSGLPIDMTGTAVLHVGEDGLLRHNWVERSALEVLRSVATRNGIAVQAEPASSESGR; this is encoded by the coding sequence ATGGCAAGGCAGAATTCAGTCCAACTCGCCGAGAAGTTTTGGCGTGATGTGTGGCAATTGCGCAATCCGCACGCGGCGGACCATCTGGTCTCTGACGACTTCACGGTCACCTCGGGCGGAGTCGAGATCAAGTCGCGTGAAACGTTCAAGAAGTGGGTTGCTGCATTCCTCGCCAGCATCGCTGAGTTCAAGTTCGATGTGATCGAGACGTTTCAGAACGAAACAGGCGACCGGGTGGTCAGTCGATGGCGGGTTACGGGAAAGAACAACGGCTTCATGGGTTCAGAACCGTCGGGCTTACCGATCGACATGACGGGAACGGCGGTCCTGCACGTCGGCGAGGACGGGCTGCTGCGGCACAACTGGGTAGAACGTAGTGCGCTGGAAGTTTTGCGCAGTGTGGCTACGCGGAATGGCATCGCTGTGCAGGCGGAACCGGCGTCAAGCGAGTCAGGCCGATAA